A window from Gopherus flavomarginatus isolate rGopFla2 chromosome 4, rGopFla2.mat.asm, whole genome shotgun sequence encodes these proteins:
- the CHGB gene encoding secretogranin-1, protein MPPLVLLSLLGAAALAGINSMPMEKDHVEEMVTRCIVEVLSTALSKPNAPPINPLCKDILKKSSRHKAEKKNENKEEQLEVRHLKESSEDEKHQLASVEEERGQKEENEEKHHHEEDDSRGEEEKHNGDSHSHEDRIHKREKKHHLDIRGEEEEDDDENSYKRNNHSEEGSKEKQHHAEESGEAEHALPDKKFHSVAKSMEEFSPGDDKHSTGHRHSEEKMHSNEKRSHESEEEEEESSERNHHESKEHGFYQYRGREESEESEEAEEEKRRYKPRHNHRKHRAGDSSKERRDHEGEKRNLLEESDEEENRFWDKKSYYEKHHYEEPEHHREEKRNYYGKHSSEDVEEKRHTGRKSEEYREQWHQNRENSEEEDKRHHLSGESEEERHEKRHHDEPREAVRHHYEGRKHHSEESEEELDKHHGHSSRDEKRHHGEGRHHLHDREDEEAHKLHSGESKGQSTGHYSTEERDSEEKRHYPGYDVVDAEIEKRRDSEDEKQDNEDSTERVRYQEKEYKSYFPAENEKRATIRYSPFYHRLQWKSGHLDKKDNMGDQILGSEQESRPSLNEKNFFPEYDYDWWEKKQLLDGLNHGHAEKRNLGRLHKLDMKRQYDRMDQLAQLLNYRKKSAEFPELYNSGEDLKKRHMISSNKGNLSQRPLTEEEEKELENLAAMDLELQKIAEKFNDNRRG, encoded by the exons ATGCCGCCCTTggtgctgctcagcctgctgggaGCCGCCGCGCTGGCAG gtatcaATTCCATGCCAATGGAAAAAGACCATGTTGAAGAAATG GTAACACGATGTATAGTGGAAGTTCTCTCTACCGCTCTGTCTAAACCAAATGCTCCACCAATAAATCCTCTGTGCAAAGATATCCTGAAGAAGA gcAGCAGGCATAAAGcagagaagaaaaatgaaaacaaggaGGAGCAGCTTGAAGTGAGGCATTTGAAAGAATCATCAGAGGATGAAAAACATCAGCTTGCGAGTGTAGAGGAAGAGAGAGGTCAGaaggaagaaaatgaagagaaacaCCATCATGAGGAAGAtgacagcaggggagaggaggaaaaacaCAATGGGGATAGTCATTCTCATGAGGATAGAAtccataaaagagaaaaaaagcatCATCTGGATATAAGaggtgaggaagaagaggatgatgATGAGAATAGCTATAAGAGAAATAACCACAGTGAAGaaggaagcaaagaaaagcaGCATCATGCTGAAGAGTCAGGAGAGGCAGAGCATGCGCTTCCAGACAAAAAGTTTCACTCTGTAGCTAAAAGCATGGAGGAGTTCTCTCCTGGGGATGATAAACACTCTACGGGTCATAGGCACTCTGAGGAAAAGATGCACAGCAATGAAAAGAGAAGCCATgaaagtgaggaggaggaggaggaaagcagtgAAAGGAATCACCATGAGTCTAAGGAACACGGTTTCTACCAGTACAGAGGGCGTGAAGAATCTGAAGAGAGTGAAGAAGCTGAGGAAGAAAAACGACGCTACAAACCAAGACATAATCACAGAAAGCACAGAGCGGGCGACTCCTCCAAAGAGAGGCGAGATCACGAAGGTGAGAAAAGGAACCTGCTTGAGGAATCCGATGAGGAAGAGAACCGATTCTGGGATAAAAAGAGCTACTACGAGAAACACCATTATGAAGAACCAGAGCATCATCGTGAGGAGAAGAGGAATTATTATGGGAAACACAGCTCTGAAGACGTGGAGGAGAAGAGGCACACCGGCCGCAAGAGTGAGGAGTACAGAGAGCAGTGGCATCAGAACAGGGAGAACAGTGAAGAGGAAGACAAGAGGCACCACCTTAGTGGGGAAAGCGAGGAAGAACGACATGAGAAGAGGCACCATGATGAACCACGTGAGGCAGTGAGACATCACTATGAGGGGAGGAAACACCACAGCGAAGAGAGTGAGGAAGAGCTGGATAAGCATCATGGTCACAGCAGCAGGGATGAGAAGAGACATCATGGTGAAGGAAGACACCACCTCCacgacagggaagatgaggaggcaCACAAGCTGCACAGTGGAGAGAGCAAAGGACAGTCAACAGGGCACTACAGCACTGAGGAGAGGGACAGTGAGGAGAAAAGGCACTATCCTGGCTATGACGTGGTGGACGCTGAAATAGAAAAGAGACGCGACAGCGAGGATGAGAAACAAGACAATGAGGATAGTACAGAGAGAGTGAGGTACCAGGAGAAGGAGTATAAGAGTTACTTCCCTGCAGAGAATGAGAAAAGAGCCACAATTCGGTACAGTCCCTTCTACCACCGCCTACAGTGGAAAAGCGGGCACTTGGACAAAAAGGATAATATGGGGGACCAGATTCTGGGGAGTGAACAGGAAAGTAGACCCAGCCTAAATGAGAAGAATTTCTTCCCTGAATACGACTATGACTGGTGGGAGAAAAAGCAACTTCTGGATGGTCTGAATCATGGGCACGCCGAGAAGAGAAATCTTGGAAGGCTCCACAAACTTGATATGAAAAGACAGTATGACAGGATGGATCAACTCGCCCAGCTTCTGAATTACAGGAAGAAATCGGCTGAATTTCCAGAATTGTACAATTCTGGGGAAGACCTAAAAAAGCGTCACATGATCAGCAGCAACAAGGGAAATCTCAGCCAGAGGCCTCTGACAGAAGAAGAG GAAAAAGAGCTGGAAAATTTGGCTGCTATGGATTTGGAACTGCAGAAAATAGCTGAGAAGTTCAACGATAACAGGAGGGGATGA